In a genomic window of Zingiber officinale cultivar Zhangliang chromosome 9B, Zo_v1.1, whole genome shotgun sequence:
- the LOC122023003 gene encoding SPX domain-containing protein 1-like has protein sequence MARGSVRPKNICRLLNRQPQLPHRALTEKHPDASSADGEDDPLHFSLTLQQSLCCLWFIILVVMNSGLVKILKKYDKRTGELIRQPFIEKVLQQPFFTTDLLYKLVKECVAMLDHLFPSNNLSILVECDGQNGVPKPTQSGGRVPELEEIKYMQSLYMKSTVAVLRSLKQIRSKSSTVKTD, from the exons ATGGCTCGAGG ATCCGTCCGGCCAAAAAACATATGCCGCCTTCTCAACCGCCAGCCGCAACTCCCCCACCGCGCCCTCACCGAGAAGCACCCTGATGCCTCCTCCGCCGACGGCGAAGACGATCCCCTCCACTTCTCTTTGACTCTTCAACAGTCTTTATGCTGCCT atggtttattattcttgttgtgaTGAATTCAGGTCTAGTGAAAATACTGAAGAAGTATGACAAGAGAACAGGAGAACTTATCAGGCAGCCCTTCATCGAAAAGGTGCTGCAGCAGCCATTCTTTACAACTGATCTCCTATACAAACTCGTGAAGGAGTGTGTGGCTATGCTCGACCACCTCTTCCCCAGCAACAACCTGTCAATTTTAGTAGAATGCGATGGACAAAATGGAGTGCCAAAGCCGACACAATCAGGTGGGAGGGTTccggagttggaggagattaaaTATATGCAGAGCTTATACATGAAGAGCACCGTAGCAGTGCTGCGGTCCTTGAAACAGATTAGGAGCAAAAGTTCAACAGTCAAAACAgattag